One genomic region from Amaranthus tricolor cultivar Red isolate AtriRed21 chromosome 12, ASM2621246v1, whole genome shotgun sequence encodes:
- the LOC130828917 gene encoding uncharacterized protein LOC130828917, with the protein MDHNSMKMNIFSSREKVSGCSGDQIPLHSDPGRNTLEMSNQKCAECNDIGNALKLSVAASEALVIHEIVADGLPSAILEVALQVMKARLNGNKDSPCCCKDFDEIAEILSDLANSDMEDAYNDVGLCISSLANISFRETSISRVQETPMPQNLGREYELLGDQEINLNNNFLTELQQNNFETNILKDLSDHEKQENVLENPPSDNQLQIINLDCQQTLQEENNGMSSVDGLPYELEVNPSPQSHHIRKVRLDSTSTRHSNYVDINKVINSSHRFKSRWFGGWTGMFSPGSPSTYSQESIDQVRDLWISYIVKHRQQKLEKEADDLDDVL; encoded by the exons ATGGACCATAATTCTatgaaaatgaatattttttctTCAAGAGAAAAAGTTTCTGGATGTTCTGGTGACCAAATTCCACTACATAGTGATCCTGGAAGGAACACTTTAGAGATGTCAAATCAAAAGTGTGCTGAATGTAATGATATAGGTAATGCTTTAAAGCTCTCTGTTGCCGCATCAGAAGCTTTAGTCATACATGAAATAGTTGCAGACGGGTTGCCTTCAGCAATACTGGAAGTTGCGCTTCAAGTGATGAAAGCTCGATTAAATGGAAATAAAGATTCTCCATGTTGCTGTAAAGATTTTGATGAAATTGCTGAAATACTATCAGATTTAGCTAACTCTGACATGGAGGATGCATATAATGATGTTGGTTTGTGTATTAGTAGTTTGGCTAATATTTCTTTTCGGGAAACATCTATATCTCGAGTTCAGGAGACTCCAATGCCACAAAACCTTGGAAGGGAATATGAATTGCTGGGGGACCAGGAGATCAACTTGAATAATAATTTTCTAACGGAACTTCAACAGAACAACTTCGAAACTAATATACTAAAGGACCTTTCTGATCATGAGAAGCAAGAAAATGTGCTTGAAAACCCACCTTCTGATAATCAATTGCAGATTATTAATTTGGATTGCCAGCAAACATTACAG GAAGAAAATAATGGCATGTCCTCTGTAGATGGCTTACCTTATGAACTAGAAGTAAACCCTTCACCTCAATCTCATCATATAAGAAAAGTAAGATTAGATTCTACATCTACAAGGCATTCAAATTATGTAG ACATCAATAAGGTGATCAATAGTTCACACAGATTTAAGAGTCGCTGGTTTGGTGGTTGGACAGGAATG TTTTCCCCTGGGTCTCCTTCAACTTATTCTCAGGAGAGCATTGATCAAGTTCGAGATTTATGGATTTCTTACATTGTCAAACATAGGCAACAAAAATTGGAGAAGGAAGCAGATGATTTGGATGATGTGTTATAA